One window of Magallana gigas chromosome 2, xbMagGiga1.1, whole genome shotgun sequence genomic DNA carries:
- the LOC105320932 gene encoding SWI/SNF-related matrix-associated actin-dependent regulator of chromatin subfamily A member 5, whose protein sequence is MSDSDSGPEEPMETNPVVGPSVLLKSPPKGKNEEQSGNREEFDAKIEADRGNRFEFLLKQTELFAHFMHTGGGGTGSGKTPTSPLKMKPGRPTKGKKVDEKAKLVSAGDHRHRRTEQEEDEELLSECKKSNAAASFRFEESPSYIKAGEMRDYQIRGLNWMISLYENGINGILADEMGLGKTLQTISLLGYMKHYKHIPSPHLVICPKSTLANWQAEFKRWCPSIRAVCLIGNQDQRTAFIRDVMMPGDWDVCITSYEMCIREKSVFKKFNWRYLVIDEAHRIKNEKSKLSEIVREFKSTNRLLLTGTPLQNNLHELWALLNFLLPDVFNSSEDFDSWFNTNNCIGDTALVERLHEVLRPFLLRRLKSDVEKALLPKKEIKIFVGLSKMQREWYTKILMKDIDVVNGAGKSDKMRLLNILMQLRKCANHPYLFDGAEPGPPYTTDKHLFENSGKMAILDKLLPKLQDQDSRVLIFSQMTRMLDILEDYCHWRGFDYCRLDGQTPHEDRTKYINDFNMPNSSKFIFMLSTRSGGLGINLATADIVIIYDSDWNPQVDLQAMDRAHRIGQKKQVKVFRFITENTVEERIVEKAEMKLRLDNVVIQQGRLVDPSANKLGKDEVLNMIRHGASHVFASKDSEITEEDIDDILEKGEKKTEEIKAKYDNLGEGSLRTFTMDTVEGASVYQFEGQDYREKHKGVGQWIEPPKRERKANYAVDAYFREALRVSEPKAPKAPRPPKQPNVQDFQFFPPRLFELLDKEIYYFRKSISYRVPKNPDLGADAERVRKEEQGKIDEAEVLTEEELAEKEDLLKEGFTNWSKRDFNQFIKANEKYGRDDLDSIARDVEGKTPEEVMEYSGVFWDRCNELTDIEKIMAQIERGEAKIQRRISIKKALDAKMARYRAPFHQLRIQYGTNKGKNYTEEEDRFLICMLHKLGFDKENVYDELRTSVRQAPQFRFDWFIKSRTAMELQRRCNTLITLIERENMELEEKEKAEKRRRGKSGTPKGQKRKADAMDNRGRPKKKK, encoded by the exons gaatttttgcTCAAACAGACGGAGCTATTCGCTCATTTCATGCACACTGGTGGCGGAGGGACAGGAAGTGGGAAAACACCGACAAGTCCTCTGAAGATGAAGCCAGGTCGACCAACCAAGGGCAAAAAAGTTGACGAAAAGGCCAAACTTGTATCAGCGGGAGA TCACCGTCATAGACGTACAGAACAGGAAGAAGACGAGGAGCTATTGTCTGAGTGTAAAAAGTCAAATGCTGCCGCATCGTTTAGGTTTGAGGAAAGTCCTTCCT ACATTAAGGCTGGAGAGATGAGAGACTACCAGATTCGTGGATTAAATTGGATGATATCTCTGTATGAAAATGGAATTAATGGTATCCTGGCTGATGAAATG gGACTGGGTAAAACTTTACAAACCATTTCACTACTGGGATACATGAAGCACTACAAACACATTCCGTCGCCTCATCTGGTCATCTGTCCAAAGTCCACACTGGCCAACTGGCAGGCCGAGTTCAAACGCTGGTGTCCCTCTATACGAGCAGTGTGTCTCATTGGGAACCAGGATCAAAGG ACGGCCTTCATCAGAGATGTGATGATGCCAGGAGATTGGGACGTATGCATCACCTCCTATGAAATGTGTATCCGAGAGAAGTCGGTGTTCAAGAAGTTCAACTGGCGATATCTTGTGATTGATGAAGCCCACAGGATCAAGAATGAAAAGTCTAAG cTGTCTGAAATTGTGAGGGAATTCAAATCCACAAACAGATTGTTGTTAACCGGGACCCCACTACAGAACAATCTCCACGAACTGTGGGCTCTACTGAACTTCCTTCTCCCAGATGTCTTCAACTCTTCAGAG GATTTTGATTCATGGTTCAACACAAACAACTGTATTGGTGACACAGCTCTGGTGGAAAGACTCCACGAG GTACTGAGACCCTTCCTCTTAAGGCGTCTGAAATCTGATGTTGAAAAAGCCTTGCTGCCCAAGAAGGAAATCAAAATCTTTGTAGGCCTCAGCAAGATGCAGAGAGAATG GTACACCAAGATCCTAATGAAAGATATTGATGTTGTGAATGGAGCTGGAAAGTCGGACAAAATGAGGCTGCTGAACATTTTGATGCAGCTGAGGAAATGTGCCAACCATCCTTATCTCTTTGATGGAGCTGAGCCAG GTCCTCCCTACACCACTGACAAACATCTGTTTGAAAACAGTGGTAAAATGGCCATCCTGGACAAACTCTTGCCAAAACTTCAGGATCAGG ACTCAAGAGTGTTGATCTTCAGTCAGATGACCAGGATGTTGGATATTCTAGAGGACTACTGTCATTGGCGAGGCTTCGACTACTGTCGGCTGGATGGGCAGACTCCTCATGAGGACAGAACG AAATATATCAATGACTTCAACATGCCGAACAGCTCCAAGTTCATTTTCATGCTCAGTACAAGATCTGGAGGGTTGGGAATCAATCTGGCGACCGCTgatattgtcattatttatGACTCGGACTGGAACCCTCAAGTGGATCTACAGGCTATG GATCGAGCCCATCGTATCGGTCAGAAGAAGCAGGTCAAGGTGTTCCGGTTCATCACAGAGAACACAGTGGAGGAAAGAATCGTGGAAAAGGCTGAAATGAAGCTCCGATTGGATAACGTGGTCATACAGCAAG GTCGCTTGGTGGATCCAAGTGCAAACAAACTGGGTAAAGACGAGGTGCTGAACATGATTCGACACGGTGCCAGTCACGTGTTTGCTTCCAAGGACAGCGAGATCACAGAGGAAGACATCGATGACATCCTTGAAAAGGGAGAAAAGAAG aCAGAGGAGATAAAGGCCAAATATGACAACTTGGGGGAGGGGTCTCTCAGAACCTTCACAATGGACACTGTAGAGGGGGCCAGTGTGTACCAGTTTGAGGGACAAGACTACAGAGAAAAGCACAAAGGTGTGGGTCAATGGATTGAGCCCCCCAAACGAGAGAGGAAGGCTAATTATGCTGTGGATGCCTACTTCAGAGAGGCCCTGAGAGTCAGTGAACCAAAGGCTCCAAAG GCACCTCGACCACCTAAGCAGCCCAATGTACAAGATTTTCAGTTTTTCCCTCCACGTTTGTTTGAATTACTAGACAAAGAAATCTACTACTTCAGAAAGTCCATATCATACAGG GTTCCTAAGAACCCTGACTTAGGTGCAGATGCAGAGAGAGTGAGAAAGGAAGAGCAGGGTAAGATTGATGAAGCAGAAGTTTTGACAGAGGAAGAGTTGGCTGAAAAAGAGGATCTCCTGAAAGAG GGATTTACAAACTGGAGCAAAAGAGACTTCAATCAGTTTATCAAAGCTAATGAAAAATATGGCCGCGATGACTTGGATAGCATAGCTCGAGATGTGGAAGGAAAGACGCCGGAGGAGGTAATGGAGTACTCAGGTGTATTCTGGGATCGCTGTAATGAACTCACCGACATAGAGAAGATCATGGCACAGATAGAGCGTGGAGAGGCCAAGATACAGCGAAGAATAAGCATCAAAAAAGCACTGGATGCAAAG ATGGCAAGGTACCGAGCCCCGTTCCATCAGCTTAGAATTCAGTATGGTACAAACAAAGGCAAGAACTACACCGAGGAAGAGGATCGCTTCCTGATCTGTATGCTCCACAAGCTTGGCTTTGACAAAGAGAATGTTTACGACGAACTGCGAACATCAGTACGCCAAGCTCCACAATTCAGATTTGACTGGTTCATCAAGTCAAGAACAGCAATG GAGTTACAAAGGAGATGCAATACGTTGATTACTCTGATAGAAAGAGAAAACATGGAACTAGAAGAAAAAGAGAAGGCCGAGAAAAGGCGACGAGGAAAATCAGGAACTCCAAAAGGACAGAAAAGGAAGGCTGACGCAATGGACAACAGGGGGCGCCCCAAAAAGAAAAAGTGA
- the LOC105320931 gene encoding ubiquitin-protein ligase E3A, whose translation MNPNEQYSEQRGISAARGPNSLSEQRPETGDGMKRAAAKQMIERYYYQLTDGCGNEHCQNKDCASCPTFAFQEKSKNELAVKAIDLFKEKAKLCGSLPTKVPRAENAAGPSKLSNEGNATTANVVLGGASSSSKAHSGAESSKTAKVFVEEKPSSSKGQTTALFSQQSTCNVIKPIPTPAAETINYLTEEKVIKLIKDCEGENSWSKLIRVIGATFNNADSLIMSFRRNDHNISDHGNVVTEEKGDERVSAIRSDVSSCDKEVSYSLDLEAVRRTFKALMKIPGLPYQGALVNALSSLSRNVEMELRYRRPMEQNPNYINIFLIVMEIPLDEHEELLENSFPEFCKALGHMNMSGQAKLARIWSTFGDDWLMQKTRLLHQVITMKIAQNHGRWGRVYQLNEDEGIAGSTKVMKILFYASIIGGSMDPDSVLAEEKETNESEESLQDMLQGGAVGHEPKDLNKPKEDPLANELRVSVLDCRRPFVPYDEFVNELLNEYVDIEADYKNKMENKFSFMNHSFILTTASKHTCMYIDNRVRMYNERRSSILNTLVRGLPPIPFLRLRVRRDHLIDDALVNLEMTAMDNPQDLKKQLIVEFEGEHAMDEGGVSKEFFQLVVEEIFNPDFGMFTYNEHTRQFWFNPTSFENDGQFTLIGIVLGLAIYNSTIVDIHFPSVVYRKLMGKKGRFEDLKDLDPTLYASLQQMLEYEGEDLEDVFMQPFKIGYKDVFGCDLTHELKEKGADTHVNHGNRQEFVDLYSDFMLNKSIEKQFRAFKRGFNLVTNESPLRMLFRPEEVELLICGSTHFDFYDLQKSTEYDGGFTVDSPTILHFWEIVHEFTEDQKRRLLQFTTGTDRVPVGGLSKIKLIIARNGPDSDRLPTAHTCFNVLLLPDYSTKEKLKDRLEKAVDYSKGFGML comes from the exons ATGAACCCAAACGAGCAATACTCTGAACAAAGAGGAATCTCTGCCGCAAG ggGTCCCAATTCTTTGTCAGAACAACGTCCAGAGACAGGCGACGGAAT GAAGCGTGCGGCAGCAAAGCAGATGATAGAAAGATACTATTACCAACTAACAGATGGCTGCGGAAACGAACATTGTCAAAACAAAGACTGTGCTTCATGTCCAACCTTTGCTTTTcaagaaaaatcaaaaaacgAACTTGCTGTGAAAGCAATAGATTTGTTCAAAGAAAAGGCTAAGTTATGTGGATCCCTACCCACTAAAGTTCCTCGAGCTGAAAATGCAGCTGGACCATCTAAACTCAGCAATGAAGGAAATGCAACAACAGCAAATGTTGTATTGGGGGGAGCTTCTTCCTCATCCAAAGCACACAGTGGAGCAGAATCTTCTAAAACAGCGAAGGTCTTCGTGGAGGAAAAGCCGTCCTCGTCCAAAGGCCAGACAACTGCTTTGTTCTCCCAGCAGTCAACATGCAATGTTATAAAACCCATCCCTACTCCTG CTGCAGAGACGATAAACTATTTGACAGAGGAGAAGGTTATTAAGTTGATTAAAGACTGTGAAGGAGAAAACAGCTGGTCAAAATTGATACGAGTGATTGGTGCCACATTCAATAATGCTGATTCACTAATCATGAGTTTCCGAAGAAACGATCACAATATAAGTGACCATGGGAATGTAGTTACAGAAGAGAAAGGTGATGAACGAGTTAGTGCCATTCGCTCTGATGTAAGTTCTTGTGATAAAGAAGTCAGTTATTCTTTGGACCTGGAAGCAGTACGAAGAACTTTCAAAGCCTTAATGAAGATTCCGGGCTTGCCTTACCAAGGTGCTTTAGTGAATGCTTTGTCTAGTTTATCCCGCAATGTTGAAATGGAACTCAGATATCGGAGACCCATGGAACAAAATcccaattatataaatatatttttgattgtgATGGAAATTCCCCTTGACGAGCACGAGGAATTATTGGAAAACTCCTTTCCAGAGTTCTGCAAGGCGTTGGGTCACATGAACATGTCAGGACAAGCAAAACTGGCGAGAATTTGGTCCACCTTCGGAGATGATTGGCTAATGCAGAAGACCAGGCTTCTTCATCAGGTGATAACCATGAAAATTGCCCAGAACCATGGCCGATGGGGTAGAGTGTATCAGTTGAATGAAGACGAGGGAATCGCAGGTTCCACGAAAGTGATGAAGATTCTATTCTATGCCAGCATAATAGGAGGTTCGATGGACCCTGACTCTGTGCTGGCCGAGGAGAAAGAAACAAACGAATCGGAGGAAAGCCTGCAGGACATGCTACAGGGTGGGGCTGTAGGACACGAACCCAAAGACCTGAATAAACCTAAGGAGGATCCCCTCGCCAATGAACTTCGTGTGTCTGTCCTGGACTGTCGCAGACCATTCGTTCCCTACGATGAATTTGTGAATGAACTCTTGAATGAATACGTCGACATCGAGGCAGACTACAAGAACAAGATGGAGAATAAGTTTTCTTTCATGAATCACAGCTTTATCTTAACTACTGCATCCAAACACACGTGCATGTATATTGACAACAGGGTCAGAATGTATAACGAGAGACGGTCTTCCATTTTAAACACCTTAGTGCGAGGCCTGCCCCCCATCCCTTTCTTACGACTCCGAGTGAGGAGAGACCATCTTATAGATGATGCCCTTGTAAAT CTTGAAATGACGGCCATGGATAATCCTCAGGATCTGAAAAAGCAGCTGATCGTGGAGTTTGAGGGAGAACATGCTATGGATGAAGGAGGCGTGTCCAAAGAGTTCTTCCAACTTGTTGTGGAGGAAATATTTAATCCAGATTTTG GTATGTTTACATACAATGAACACACTAGGCAGTTCTGGTTTAATCCCACCTCCTTTGAGAATGATGGACAGTTTACTCTGATTGGGATAGTGCTGGGGCTGGCTATATACAACAGCACCATCGTGGACATCCACTTCCCGTCTGTAGTGTACCGGAAGCTGATGGGAAAGAAAGGCCGGTTTGAAGACCTGAAAGATTTGGATCCG ACACTTTATGCAAGTCTACAGCAAATGTTGGAGTATGAAGGCGAGGATTTGGAGGATGTGTTCATGCAGCCATTTAAGATTGGCTACAAAGATGTGTTTGGATGTGATTTGACTCATGAGCTCAAAGAGAAAGGTGCAGACACGCATGTCAACCACGGTAACAGACAG GAGTTCGTTGACCTGTATTCAGACTTCATGCTCAACAAATCTATTGAGAAGCAATTCCGAGCCTTTAAGCGAGGATTTAACCTGGTGACCAACGAAAGTCCGCTACGCATGCTATTCCGGCCAGAGGAAGTGGAACTCTTGATCTGTGGAAGCACA CATTTCGATTTCTATGATCTACAGAAGTCAACAGAATATGATGGAGGTTTCACGGTGGACTCTCCAACAATCCT GCATTTCTGGGAGATAGTGCATGAATTCACGGAGGATCAGAAGAGACGCTTGTTACAGTTCACCACGGGAACTGATCGAGTCCCTGTGGGGGGACTATCCAAGATCAAACTAATCATCGCCAGGAACGGCCCTGACTCAGATAG ACTTCCGACAGCTCACACCTGTTTTAACGTATTACTTCTACCGGATTACTCCACCAAAGAAAAGTTGAAAGATAGGCTGGAAAAAGCTGTAGATTACTCAAAAGGCTTTGGGATGCTGTGA